A DNA window from Capnocytophaga sp. ARDL2 contains the following coding sequences:
- a CDS encoding acyl-CoA dehydrogenase family protein: protein MNFQLTEEQLMIQQAARDFAQTELLPGVIERDEHNIFPTEQIKKMGELGFLGMMVDPKYGGAGLDSISYVLAMEEIAKVDASSAVVMSVQNSLVCAGLEKYATEEQKQKYLVPLASGQSIGAFCLSEPEAGSDATSQKTTAVDMGDYYLLNGTKNWITNGSTADYFIVIAQTDIEKKHKGINAFIVEKGWDGFVLGAKEQKMGMRGSDTHSLMFTDVKVPKENRIGDDGFGFTFAMSILNGGRIGIASQALGIAQGAYELSLKYAKERKAFGTEIINHQAIAFKLADMATNISAARMLVHKAASEKDLGQDISISGAMAKLFASQTAMDVTTEAVQIHGGNGYVREYHVERMMRDAKITQIYEGTSEIQKIVISRGIAKG, encoded by the coding sequence ATGAATTTTCAATTGACAGAAGAACAATTAATGATACAACAAGCGGCAAGAGATTTTGCACAAACAGAATTATTGCCAGGAGTAATCGAAAGAGATGAACATAATATTTTCCCAACAGAGCAAATCAAAAAGATGGGTGAACTTGGATTTTTGGGAATGATGGTAGATCCAAAATACGGAGGAGCTGGATTGGACAGTATTTCGTATGTATTGGCAATGGAGGAAATTGCAAAAGTTGATGCATCGTCAGCTGTGGTAATGTCTGTACAAAATTCATTGGTTTGTGCAGGATTGGAAAAATATGCAACCGAAGAGCAAAAGCAAAAATATTTAGTACCATTGGCATCAGGACAGTCTATCGGAGCATTTTGTTTGTCAGAGCCAGAGGCTGGTTCGGATGCAACTTCTCAAAAAACCACAGCAGTAGATATGGGAGATTACTATTTGTTGAATGGTACAAAAAACTGGATTACCAACGGAAGCACAGCGGATTATTTTATTGTTATTGCTCAAACCGATATTGAAAAAAAACACAAAGGAATCAACGCATTTATCGTAGAAAAAGGTTGGGACGGATTTGTATTAGGAGCCAAAGAACAAAAAATGGGAATGCGAGGATCGGATACACATTCGTTGATGTTTACTGATGTAAAAGTACCAAAAGAAAACAGAATCGGAGACGACGGATTTGGATTTACTTTTGCAATGTCAATCTTAAACGGTGGAAGAATAGGAATTGCTTCTCAGGCTCTTGGAATTGCACAAGGAGCGTATGAGTTGTCTTTGAAATATGCCAAAGAAAGAAAAGCATTCGGAACAGAAATTATCAATCATCAGGCAATTGCGTTTAAGTTGGCAGATATGGCAACCAATATTTCGGCAGCGAGGATGTTGGTACACAAAGCAGCGTCAGAAAAAGATTTAGGACAAGATATTTCGATTTCGGGAGCAATGGCGAAATTATTTGCTTCACAAACCGCAATGGATGTAACTACAGAAGCGGTTCAAATCCATGGTGGAAACGGATATGTAAGAGAATACCACGTAGAACGTATGATGCGTGATGCGAAAATTACCCAAATTTACGAGGGAACATCGGAAATTCAAAAAATCGTTATTTCAAGGGGAATTGCGAAGGGATAG
- a CDS encoding metal-dependent hydrolase has protein sequence MKIIYYGHAALGLEIKGKNIVVDPFISGNPLAENIKIDEIPADYILITHAHQDHVLDVEAIAKRTGAVIVSNAEIAGYYEAKRLKTHPMNHGGSWNFDFGKLTYTNSVHSSSFADGTYGGQPGGFVIKADKNIYIAGDTALTMDMKLIPMRTKLDLAVLPIGDNFTMDVEDALIATDFLQVNKVLGYHYDTFGYIKIDKNKAKELFSQKSKELILLEIGEGISL, from the coding sequence ATGAAAATTATCTATTACGGACACGCTGCTTTAGGATTGGAAATCAAAGGAAAAAACATAGTGGTAGATCCATTTATTTCGGGAAATCCATTGGCTGAAAACATAAAAATAGATGAAATTCCAGCTGATTATATTTTGATTACACATGCACATCAAGATCATGTGTTGGATGTAGAAGCGATTGCCAAACGCACGGGTGCAGTTATTGTTTCCAATGCGGAAATTGCAGGATATTACGAAGCCAAACGGTTGAAAACCCATCCTATGAATCACGGTGGTTCTTGGAATTTTGATTTTGGAAAATTAACTTACACAAATTCAGTGCATTCGAGTAGTTTTGCAGACGGAACTTACGGTGGTCAGCCAGGTGGATTTGTGATTAAAGCAGATAAAAATATTTACATTGCAGGAGATACCGCCTTGACAATGGATATGAAATTAATTCCTATGCGTACAAAATTGGATTTAGCTGTTTTGCCTATTGGGGATAATTTTACAATGGATGTAGAAGATGCTTTGATAGCGACCGATTTCTTGCAAGTGAATAAAGTTTTGGGGTATCATTACGATACTTTTGGATATATCAAAATAGACAAAAACAAAGCAAAAGAGTTATTTTCTCAAAAATCAAAAGAATTGATTTTGTTGGAAATAGGAGAAGGAATTTCTTTGTAG
- the menA gene encoding 1,4-dihydroxy-2-naphthoate octaprenyltransferase, with product MKIAIIITSVLSLISSVLVIYYSFGYEDLFKVILYLLLAISCVGAAIKYTVGNSAYGYRGLGDVFVFLFFGWVGTIATYYLYSHTIDWLLFLPATSLGLFSTAVLNMNNMRDVENDAQMNKNTLVVKMGFEKAKLYQYSLIFAGMFSFFIFGALTFNKVWQFLMFLLFIPFFQHIDKVKNTQIPRELDSELKKIAMTTFFISLAYFITQIL from the coding sequence ATGAAAATCGCTATCATAATCACTAGTGTTTTATCCTTGATTAGTTCTGTTTTAGTTATTTATTATTCATTTGGTTATGAAGATTTGTTTAAAGTGATACTTTATCTATTATTAGCTATTTCTTGTGTAGGAGCAGCTATCAAATACACTGTTGGAAATTCTGCTTACGGATACAGAGGTTTGGGCGATGTATTTGTTTTTTTGTTTTTTGGTTGGGTAGGAACAATCGCGACTTATTACCTGTACAGCCATACAATAGATTGGTTATTATTTTTACCAGCAACTTCGCTAGGATTGTTTAGTACAGCTGTACTCAATATGAACAATATGCGTGATGTAGAAAACGATGCTCAAATGAACAAAAACACTTTGGTTGTAAAAATGGGCTTTGAAAAAGCAAAACTTTATCAATATAGCCTTATATTTGCAGGAATGTTCAGTTTTTTCATATTCGGAGCATTGACATTTAATAAAGTATGGCAATTTTTAATGTTTTTACTATTTATTCCGTTTTTTCAACATATAGATAAGGTAAAAAACACGCAAATTCCAAGAGAATTAGATAGTGAATTGAAAAAAATAGCCATGACGACATTTTTTATTTCATTAGCCTATTTTATAACACAAATATTGTAA
- a CDS encoding prenyltransferase — translation MKKWLKAARLRTLPLSVSGIIVGTVAAYSDYNKEGNFWTIFFLSLLTTLFFQVVSNYANDYGDAKKGTDNEHRVGQNEQYKVEKFRLRK, via the coding sequence ATGAAAAAATGGCTTAAAGCTGCGAGATTGCGAACATTACCGCTTTCTGTTTCGGGAATTATTGTAGGAACAGTGGCTGCTTATTCAGATTATAATAAGGAAGGAAATTTTTGGACAATTTTCTTTTTAAGTTTGCTAACTACTTTGTTTTTTCAAGTAGTATCCAACTATGCAAACGATTATGGAGATGCTAAAAAAGGAACGGACAACGAACATAGAGTTGGCCAAAACGAGCAATACAAAGTGGAGAAATTTCGGCTTCGCAAATGA
- a CDS encoding PDDEXK nuclease domain-containing protein, with product MGKGFAFVGKQVELKMNEDKSYFLDMLFYHIRLKCYVVIELKVVDFEPKFVGKLNFYVTATDKLLKNDDDNLTIGLLICKTKDNTIVEWAFQDIKKPLSVSTFQLQQQIPKELETDLPSIEEIEREIGFV from the coding sequence TTGGGAAAAGGATTTGCCTTTGTAGGAAAGCAAGTAGAACTGAAAATGAATGAGGACAAATCCTATTTTTTGGATATGCTTTTTTATCATATCCGACTGAAATGTTATGTGGTCATAGAATTGAAAGTGGTAGATTTTGAGCCTAAATTTGTAGGGAAATTGAATTTTTATGTAACGGCAACGGATAAATTATTGAAAAACGATGACGATAATCTAACTATCGGACTTTTGATTTGTAAAACGAAAGACAATACTATTGTAGAATGGGCGTTCCAAGATATTAAAAAACCTTTGAGCGTTTCAACTTTTCAGTTGCAACAACAAATTCCAAAGGAACTAGAAACCGATTTACCGAGTATTGAAGAAATTGAAAGAGAGATTGGTTTTGTGTGA
- a CDS encoding DUF1016 N-terminal domain-containing protein, with protein sequence MLGKIPWRHHIEIYSKCKSVEEVLFCVEKTIEENWSRSVLEDY encoded by the coding sequence ATCTTAGGAAAAATTCCTTGGAGGCATCATATTGAAATTTATTCTAAGTGTAAATCCGTAGAAGAGGTCTTGTTTTGTGTAGAAAAAACCATTGAGGAAAATTGGAGTAGAAGTGTGCTGGAAGATTATTAA
- a CDS encoding helix-turn-helix domain-containing protein, translated as MKEIDFNNLLNIIGQNLHTIRNARKEILQAVAAQIGVTHPIISKIENGRYESLQLSLLIKLCNHYKISLQQVFSLEVDNIFQLTQHNKDRNHKLIGQEVATGYELYIEQLINENKYLKEQNNKLLDKIR; from the coding sequence ATGAAAGAAATAGATTTTAATAATTTACTGAATATCATAGGACAAAACCTACATACTATACGAAATGCAAGAAAGGAAATACTTCAAGCGGTTGCTGCTCAAATTGGAGTTACTCATCCTATAATCAGCAAGATAGAGAATGGACGATATGAGAGTTTGCAGTTGAGCTTGTTGATAAAATTGTGCAATCATTACAAAATTTCGCTTCAACAAGTCTTTTCTTTGGAAGTTGACAATATTTTTCAACTGACACAACATAATAAAGATAGAAATCATAAACTCATCGGTCAAGAAGTTGCTACGGGGTATGAACTTTACATTGAGCAACTCATCAACGAAAATAAATACCTGAAAGAGCAGAATAATAAACTTTTGGATAAGATAAGGTAG
- a CDS encoding glucosaminidase domain-containing protein, with translation MKSKFFYILLLLIFTTLTINAQQHKYIQTHLPLAEELSQQYKIPLAIILAIAFVETGAGSSKGAKVYNNHFGIVGKNTVVKSRYKSFASTKESFVAFCEMVSRKKYYQNLKGTNDYDAWITAMANAGYSTRPTEWKRRIRQIIKQEKL, from the coding sequence ATGAAATCAAAATTCTTTTATATTTTATTGTTGTTAATTTTTACAACACTGACAATCAACGCTCAACAACACAAATACATTCAGACACATTTGCCGTTGGCGGAGGAATTGTCTCAGCAATACAAAATCCCTTTGGCGATAATTTTGGCGATTGCTTTTGTCGAAACTGGGGCAGGTAGCAGTAAGGGAGCAAAGGTGTATAACAATCATTTTGGAATTGTTGGAAAAAATACAGTGGTAAAATCTAGATACAAAAGTTTTGCCTCTACAAAAGAGAGTTTTGTGGCTTTTTGTGAAATGGTCTCTAGAAAAAAATATTACCAAAATCTAAAAGGAACTAATGATTATGATGCTTGGATTACCGCTATGGCAAATGCTGGATATTCTACGCGTCCAACTGAATGGAAACGCAGAATTCGTCAAATTATCAAACAAGAAAAATTATAA
- a CDS encoding MBOAT family protein codes for MSLFNQLDWSAFWQQFLYDSKNPLLFNNGFFVYFFFFFILLFFLLRNHHQMRRYLFCAFSLYFFYKASGWFVGLVIVSAIVDFILSNAIYNSINKLRKKLLLIVSIIFNLGMLFYFKYTDFFIEISNNIFETNFNPLNLILPIGISFYTFENLSYTIDVYRGEFRPAKKFSDYLLFLAFFPKLMMGPIVRAHDFVPQINQPYSITEKDFNKGFYLILSGLIKKLIISDYITLNFVDNIFDTPSLYTGIENLMAVYGYAMVIYCDFSGYSEIAIGIALWLGFKIPPNFLSPYQSKNITEFWRRWHISLSTWLKDYLYIPLGGNRKFSIASFIFVGSFLLGAFMMCTHLFGLNLIWASVITVILLIIFLIPALITKNSMGIAANFNLLTTMLLGGFWHGASWNFIIWGAIHGVGLGIHKIWMLLTGKRLTSINQKLGYRILMGILTFHFVCFGWIFFKAENFDTAMTMLNQIAFNFDISLFVPFYENYYSVIWMIALAGALHLIPDNLSDKVIDKIGKVPMAVYVIAFFTFLLIYGFFKSSEQVMPIYLQF; via the coding sequence ATGTCGTTGTTTAATCAATTGGATTGGAGTGCTTTTTGGCAACAGTTTCTTTACGATAGCAAAAATCCGTTATTGTTCAATAATGGATTTTTCGTGTATTTCTTTTTCTTTTTCATCTTACTTTTCTTTTTGTTGAGAAATCATCATCAGATGAGAAGGTATTTGTTTTGTGCTTTTTCACTGTATTTCTTTTACAAAGCAAGTGGTTGGTTTGTAGGATTGGTCATTGTTTCGGCGATTGTCGATTTTATTTTATCAAACGCTATTTATAACTCTATCAATAAATTAAGAAAGAAATTACTGCTCATTGTGAGTATTATTTTCAATTTGGGAATGTTGTTTTATTTCAAATACACCGATTTTTTTATTGAAATTTCCAACAATATTTTCGAGACTAATTTTAATCCGTTAAATCTTATTTTACCTATTGGAATTTCATTCTATACCTTTGAAAATTTGAGTTATACGATTGATGTTTATCGAGGTGAATTTCGTCCTGCAAAGAAATTTTCGGATTATTTGTTGTTTTTGGCATTTTTCCCAAAATTGATGATGGGACCTATTGTAAGAGCCCACGATTTTGTTCCGCAAATCAATCAACCTTACTCAATTACCGAAAAAGATTTTAACAAAGGTTTTTATTTAATCCTTTCTGGGTTGATAAAAAAACTGATAATTTCCGATTATATTACCCTTAATTTTGTTGATAATATTTTCGACACTCCGTCTTTATATACTGGTATTGAAAACCTTATGGCAGTGTATGGCTATGCAATGGTGATTTATTGTGATTTTAGCGGTTATAGCGAAATAGCGATAGGAATTGCCTTGTGGTTGGGGTTCAAAATTCCCCCAAATTTTCTATCGCCTTATCAAAGTAAAAACATCACCGAATTTTGGAGAAGATGGCACATTTCGCTTTCTACCTGGTTGAAAGACTACCTATATATTCCATTGGGAGGAAATCGAAAATTTTCCATTGCCTCATTTATTTTTGTAGGAAGTTTTCTGTTGGGGGCGTTTATGATGTGTACGCATCTTTTTGGACTAAACCTTATTTGGGCTTCGGTGATTACTGTTATATTACTGATAATCTTTTTAATACCAGCTCTAATTACAAAAAATTCTATGGGAATTGCGGCTAATTTCAACTTATTGACAACGATGCTTTTAGGAGGATTTTGGCACGGTGCCAGTTGGAATTTTATCATTTGGGGAGCCATTCACGGTGTAGGATTGGGCATTCATAAAATTTGGATGCTACTCACAGGAAAAAGATTAACCTCTATAAATCAGAAATTAGGATATAGAATTTTGATGGGAATACTCACTTTCCATTTCGTATGTTTTGGTTGGATATTCTTCAAAGCCGAAAATTTTGACACTGCAATGACGATGCTCAATCAAATTGCATTCAACTTTGATATATCGTTGTTTGTGCCGTTTTACGAAAATTATTATTCTGTAATTTGGATGATTGCACTCGCAGGAGCATTACACTTAATTCCTGATAATCTATCAGATAAAGTCATTGACAAAATAGGAAAAGTGCCAATGGCGGTTTATGTCATTGCCTTTTTTACCTTTTTGTTGATTTACGGATTTTTTAAATCATCGGAACAAGTGATGCCGATTTATTTACAATTTTAA
- a CDS encoding GDSL-type esterase/lipase family protein: MKKIFLSCFFWVGMTGFSQKIENSETLQPFWNSLKDKNNVTQILFLGDSHTQAGFITDYLREKFQSEYGNAGRGLVFPYPLANTNGANDFSASSNSVWEAFRLTHEQEIYLQIGAGGFIIGNKSQALIEIELKNDDFNQVTIFNDPKMQGKEVELLLSDDSSLKHFVEKQTERVSYQIQEGDTFPSLASMFNTTTTKLKKLNGTAVTQPQVGTWIKADKVTVDYDSSFENLLQSIDKQVFGEIYTYFQLPISTRKLLLKTYSDDNNFYGFHFANGKNGVIFNSVGVNGATYADFTKFPLQFQQLKTLNPQLLIVALGTNEGVSKITEEEFKESVENFITNWKLENKYSPILLITPTDNTINAQKTKKIADWIIEISQKHQIAYLDLYQAMGGAGYFRKALAKKVANKDGVHLFKAGYEEQAKVIWEAVEKSKK; the protein is encoded by the coding sequence ATGAAAAAGATATTTTTAAGTTGCTTTTTTTGGGTTGGAATGACAGGTTTTTCTCAAAAAATTGAAAATTCAGAAACATTACAACCTTTTTGGAATTCATTAAAAGATAAAAATAACGTTACACAAATATTATTTTTGGGAGATTCTCATACCCAAGCAGGATTTATCACCGATTATTTAAGGGAAAAATTTCAGTCGGAATACGGCAATGCAGGTCGTGGTTTGGTGTTTCCTTATCCATTGGCAAATACCAACGGAGCAAATGATTTTTCGGCAAGTTCCAACAGCGTTTGGGAAGCGTTTCGTTTGACTCACGAGCAGGAAATTTACCTTCAAATTGGAGCTGGTGGTTTTATCATTGGTAACAAATCTCAGGCGTTGATAGAAATTGAATTAAAAAATGATGATTTCAACCAAGTTACCATTTTCAACGATCCAAAAATGCAGGGTAAAGAGGTGGAACTGTTGCTTTCTGACGATTCTTCTTTAAAACATTTTGTTGAAAAACAGACAGAAAGAGTTTCGTATCAAATACAAGAAGGCGATACTTTTCCGAGTTTGGCATCAATGTTTAATACCACGACTACCAAATTGAAAAAACTCAACGGAACTGCCGTTACACAACCACAAGTAGGCACTTGGATAAAAGCCGATAAAGTCACTGTGGATTATGATTCTTCTTTTGAAAATTTGTTACAATCTATTGACAAACAGGTTTTTGGTGAAATTTACACTTATTTTCAATTACCAATTTCCACTCGAAAATTATTGTTAAAAACATACTCAGACGACAATAATTTTTATGGTTTTCACTTTGCCAATGGAAAAAATGGAGTAATTTTCAACAGCGTAGGCGTAAACGGAGCTACTTACGCTGATTTTACCAAATTTCCTTTGCAATTTCAACAGTTAAAAACCCTCAATCCGCAGTTGCTCATTGTGGCATTGGGAACCAATGAAGGTGTAAGTAAAATTACCGAAGAGGAATTTAAAGAAAGTGTTGAAAATTTTATAACTAATTGGAAATTAGAAAACAAATACTCACCCATTCTACTCATTACTCCAACCGACAACACAATTAACGCTCAAAAAACGAAAAAAATTGCCGACTGGATTATAGAGATTTCCCAAAAACATCAAATCGCCTACCTTGATCTCTATCAAGCAATGGGCGGAGCGGGATATTTTCGAAAAGCCTTGGCAAAAAAAGTAGCCAACAAAGACGGCGTTCACCTATTCAAAGCGGGTTATGAAGAACAAGCAAAAGTTATTTGGGAAGCGGTGGAGAAGAGTAAGAAATAG
- a CDS encoding alpha/beta fold hydrolase, with the protein MTTIEGFYNHQNTKLYYKKWEVSDAKNTIVLLHDSLGCTVLWKEWPEELALALNCNVISYDRRGYGKSDNYTVPRAIDYLEKEAEILHELIDYWQLDQPIVFGFSDGASVATIYAGMFPKKIQSLVIEGVHVLLEEVTLNGVKEAQKTLETTKIAQVLEKYHGDKVMDLYLAWTQTWLSEAHSSWNIEHFIPKIEVPILVIQGEYDEFGSLAQVDAFDQANVPVEKLIVKGVKHTAHKENKSLVFEKIVSFLEGNKKKD; encoded by the coding sequence ATGACCACAATAGAAGGATTTTACAACCATCAAAATACTAAACTTTACTACAAAAAATGGGAAGTAAGTGATGCTAAAAATACCATCGTATTATTACACGATTCGTTGGGCTGTACCGTTTTGTGGAAAGAATGGCCAGAGGAATTGGCTCTTGCATTGAATTGTAATGTAATAAGTTACGACCGTCGTGGCTATGGAAAATCTGATAATTATACCGTGCCACGAGCAATAGATTATCTCGAAAAAGAGGCAGAGATATTGCACGAATTGATTGATTATTGGCAATTAGACCAGCCGATTGTTTTTGGTTTTAGCGATGGAGCTTCAGTAGCAACGATTTATGCAGGTATGTTTCCCAAAAAAATACAATCATTGGTTATAGAGGGCGTACATGTTTTGTTGGAAGAAGTTACACTCAATGGAGTAAAAGAAGCACAAAAAACATTGGAAACGACCAAAATAGCTCAAGTATTGGAAAAATACCACGGAGATAAAGTAATGGATTTGTATTTAGCTTGGACGCAAACTTGGCTGTCCGAGGCTCATAGTTCGTGGAATATCGAGCATTTCATTCCCAAAATAGAAGTACCCATTTTGGTTATCCAAGGCGAATATGACGAATTTGGTTCATTAGCACAAGTAGATGCTTTTGACCAAGCCAATGTTCCAGTTGAAAAACTCATCGTAAAAGGAGTAAAACACACCGCCCACAAAGAAAACAAATCTTTGGTTTTTGAAAAGATTGTGAGTTTTTTGGAGGGGAATAAAAAAAAAGATTAA
- a CDS encoding thiamine pyrophosphate-dependent enzyme: protein MKKELTFEDFKQSVLEDYKIARISRECSLLGRREVLTGKAKFGIFGDGKEVPQLAMAKAFEDGDFRSGYYRDQTFMMAIGALTPQQFFAGLYGHSDINHDPMSAGRQMGGHFATHSIDENGNWKKLTAQKNSSSDISPTAGQMPRLLGLAQASKIYRNFDNIDPQHNFSVKGNEVAWGTIGNASTSEGLFFETINAAGVLQVPMVMSVWDDMYGISVHARHQTTKESISEILKGFQREEGTNGYEIFTVKGWDYPALVSTYMEASKVAREEHVPVLVHVQELTQPQGHSTSGSHERYKSPERLQWEAEYDCLTQMRQWMIENEYAVAEELDKIDEELKKEVLEAKKAAWNAYLNPIKEERAELISVLQSVASTSASADFITQQINELQSIKEPIRKDIIATARKILRKVNDEVGKTQLVAFIEKYFETVQPKYSKYTYSESNQTYRNVREVAPVYNENSETVDARLIIRNNFDAIFAKYPETLIFGEDSGHIGDVNQGLEGLQEKYGELRVSDAGIREATILGQGIGMAMRGLRPIAEIQYLDYLLYAIQIMSDDLATLQYRSSGRQKAPLIVRTRGHRLEGIWHSGSPMGMIINAIRGMYVLVPRNMTKAAGFYNTLLQTDEPALVVECLNGYRLKEKMPANVGEFTTPIGKVETLKKGNDITILSYGSTLRIVEQAAKELEELNISVEIIDAQSLVPFDIQHDTVKSLAKTNRLLVVDEDVPGGASAYLLQQVVENQNGYVHLDSKPETLTAKEHRPAYGTDGDYFSKPSVEDVVEKVYAIMNETNPAKYPNLY from the coding sequence ATGAAAAAAGAATTGACTTTTGAAGATTTTAAACAAAGCGTTTTAGAAGATTATAAAATTGCAAGAATTTCTAGAGAATGTAGTTTGTTAGGTAGGAGAGAAGTACTGACAGGCAAAGCTAAATTCGGTATTTTTGGCGATGGAAAAGAAGTGCCTCAATTGGCAATGGCAAAGGCATTTGAAGACGGAGATTTTCGTTCGGGATACTACCGCGACCAAACTTTTATGATGGCTATTGGAGCCTTGACTCCTCAGCAATTTTTTGCAGGATTGTACGGACATTCAGACATCAACCACGACCCAATGTCGGCAGGAAGACAAATGGGCGGACACTTTGCTACACACTCAATTGACGAAAATGGAAATTGGAAAAAATTAACTGCACAGAAAAATTCGAGTTCGGATATTTCTCCAACAGCAGGTCAAATGCCTCGTTTGTTAGGTTTGGCTCAAGCATCAAAAATTTATAGAAATTTTGATAATATAGACCCACAACATAATTTTTCTGTTAAAGGAAATGAAGTAGCATGGGGTACTATCGGAAACGCTTCGACTTCTGAAGGTTTGTTTTTTGAAACAATCAATGCAGCTGGAGTGTTGCAAGTGCCAATGGTAATGAGTGTTTGGGACGATATGTACGGAATTTCAGTTCACGCTCGTCATCAAACCACAAAAGAGAGTATATCTGAAATTTTGAAAGGTTTCCAAAGAGAAGAAGGAACCAACGGATACGAAATTTTTACTGTAAAAGGTTGGGATTATCCAGCGTTGGTGAGTACTTATATGGAAGCGTCGAAAGTAGCGAGAGAAGAGCATGTGCCAGTGTTGGTACATGTGCAAGAATTGACACAACCACAAGGACACTCAACTTCGGGTTCGCATGAGCGTTATAAATCTCCAGAGCGCTTGCAATGGGAGGCTGAATACGATTGCTTGACTCAAATGCGTCAGTGGATGATTGAAAACGAATATGCTGTTGCTGAAGAATTGGACAAAATCGACGAAGAGTTGAAAAAAGAAGTATTGGAAGCAAAAAAAGCCGCTTGGAATGCGTATTTGAATCCAATCAAAGAGGAAAGAGCCGAATTGATTTCAGTTTTGCAATCGGTAGCAAGTACAAGTGCTTCTGCTGATTTTATTACTCAACAAATCAATGAATTACAATCTATTAAAGAACCAATTCGTAAAGATATTATTGCTACTGCAAGAAAAATATTGAGAAAAGTAAACGATGAAGTAGGAAAAACTCAATTGGTAGCATTTATTGAGAAATATTTTGAAACGGTTCAACCAAAATATTCAAAATATACTTATTCAGAAAGCAATCAAACTTATAGAAATGTAAGAGAAGTAGCACCTGTTTACAATGAAAATAGTGAAACGGTAGATGCTCGTTTGATTATCAGAAATAATTTTGATGCTATTTTTGCAAAATATCCAGAAACTTTGATTTTTGGAGAAGATTCAGGACATATTGGAGATGTAAACCAAGGATTGGAAGGTTTGCAAGAAAAATATGGAGAATTGAGAGTTTCGGATGCAGGTATTCGTGAAGCTACAATTTTAGGACAAGGTATTGGTATGGCAATGAGAGGATTGCGTCCGATTGCAGAGATTCAATATTTGGATTATTTGTTGTATGCAATTCAAATTATGAGTGATGATTTGGCTACTTTACAATACAGAAGTAGCGGAAGACAAAAAGCTCCGTTGATTGTGCGTACGCGTGGACACCGTTTGGAAGGAATTTGGCATTCGGGGTCTCCTATGGGTATGATTATCAACGCAATTCGTGGGATGTATGTGTTGGTTCCGAGAAATATGACCAAAGCAGCAGGTTTCTACAATACATTGTTACAAACAGACGAACCAGCATTGGTGGTGGAGTGCTTGAACGGATACCGTTTGAAAGAAAAAATGCCAGCAAATGTTGGTGAATTTACTACGCCAATCGGTAAAGTAGAAACTTTGAAAAAAGGAAACGACATTACCATTTTGTCTTATGGTTCAACATTGAGAATTGTAGAACAAGCCGCAAAAGAATTGGAAGAATTGAATATTTCGGTAGAAATCATCGATGCTCAGTCGTTAGTACCGTTTGATATTCAACACGATACGGTAAAATCGTTGGCAAAAACCAATCGTTTGTTGGTAGTAGATGAAGATGTACCAGGAGGAGCATCGGCATATTTGTTACAACAAGTGGTTGAAAATCAAAATGGATATGTACATTTAGATAGCAAACCTGAAACATTGACTGCCAAAGAACATCGTCCTGCTTACGGAACAGATGGAGATTATTTCTCAAAACCATCGGTAGAAGATGTGGTAGAGAAAGTATATGCTATCATGAACGAAACCAATCCAGCTAAATACCCAAATTTGTACTAA